A window of Campylobacter concisus contains these coding sequences:
- a CDS encoding 3-isopropylmalate dehydratase small subunit, which produces MNKVWKFGDNIDTDIIIAARYLNTSDENILAKHIMEDADPNFSSKIDKGDIIVAGENFGCGSSREHAPIALKAAGIGAVIAKSYARIFYRNSFNTGLLILEIKETDEINEGDELKIDVDNGAIVNLTSGKEYKFSPIPPFMQELLNAGGLIEYAKVKLD; this is translated from the coding sequence ATGAATAAAGTTTGGAAATTCGGCGACAATATCGATACCGATATAATTATCGCCGCCAGATACTTAAATACTTCCGACGAAAATATCTTAGCAAAACATATAATGGAGGATGCCGATCCTAATTTTAGCTCCAAGATAGATAAGGGCGATATTATCGTAGCGGGCGAAAATTTCGGCTGCGGTAGCTCTCGCGAGCACGCTCCTATCGCACTTAAAGCTGCTGGCATTGGCGCGGTGATAGCTAAAAGCTATGCGAGAATTTTTTATAGAAATAGCTTTAATACGGGGCTTTTGATACTTGAAATCAAAGAAACGGACGAAATAAACGAGGGCGACGAGCTAAAAATAGACGTAGATAACGGCGCGATCGTAAATTTAACCAGCGGCAAAGAGTATAAATTTAGCCCTATACCGCCGTTTATGCAAGAGCTTTTAAACGCTGGCGGACTTATAGAATACGCAAAAGTAAAGTTGGATTAA
- a CDS encoding YgaP family membrane protein gives MKSRIIRVVLGLVFMVAVWYFYESYWALIGLIPIIVGVTGFCPACKFLGRCSLNLKK, from the coding sequence GTGAAAAGTAGAATTATTAGGGTCGTACTAGGGCTAGTTTTTATGGTGGCAGTTTGGTATTTTTACGAGAGCTACTGGGCGTTAATCGGGTTAATCCCGATTATCGTCGGCGTTACGGGTTTTTGCCCTGCGTGTAAATTCTTAGGCAGGTGTTCTTTAAATTTAAAAAAATAA
- a CDS encoding YgaP family membrane protein, giving the protein MSVLDKTIRLIIAAIWFFIFGFICDCWLWTVGLIPLLTGYYGYCPLYKIFKKR; this is encoded by the coding sequence ATGAGCGTTTTAGATAAAACTATACGTTTGATTATAGCGGCGATTTGGTTTTTTATTTTCGGATTTATTTGCGACTGCTGGTTGTGGACGGTCGGGCTAATTCCGCTTTTAACGGGATATTACGGCTACTGCCCGCTTTATAAAATTTTTAAGAAAAGGTAA
- a CDS encoding NAD(P)/FAD-dependent oxidoreductase, producing the protein MKGLQRRDALKLMGAAGLAASMSGCSATGGENDDINSKIVIMGAGLSGIALAAKLRRDMPNAKVILVDKDEKFYYQPGFTLIAVGIYEASDVVYEKADYIPQGAEWIRKNVSEIKPEANLLVLDDGSELGYDYLIVASGVEYDFEAVKGLSLEDINDMSGNISSVYTLQGAVKSNELMKKFSQNGGTAVFCDQKTPMKCSGANKKVTCMSEDRLRLAGNRDKGSVNLYVGGGKLFGDPTYAAAMTQIMIKRKIKFNLRHQIVAVDKSSNTATFEFWTAYRQNGEDKIASELIDVKYDWLHLPPKQKGSEILARAGLTKEGDKLNFLAVDKYSLQSTKFKNIFGIGDICGFAAGKTGASVRKMYPILAKNLADTIKGREPSEKFTGYTACPFITKYGKAIMVEFDWEGTAPTLECFGATRESYMSWLVKIYGFKPMVMNGMLKALA; encoded by the coding sequence ATGAAAGGACTGCAAAGAAGAGACGCTTTAAAGCTAATGGGGGCCGCGGGACTAGCCGCGAGTATGAGCGGTTGTTCGGCAACGGGCGGCGAAAACGACGATATAAATTCTAAAATCGTTATAATGGGCGCGGGACTTAGCGGTATCGCGTTGGCGGCTAAACTTAGAAGAGATATGCCTAACGCCAAGGTAATTCTCGTGGATAAAGACGAGAAATTTTACTACCAGCCGGGCTTTACGCTAATCGCCGTCGGAATTTACGAAGCTAGCGACGTCGTTTACGAAAAAGCGGATTATATCCCGCAAGGAGCCGAGTGGATACGCAAAAACGTATCGGAGATAAAGCCCGAAGCCAATCTACTCGTCCTAGACGACGGGAGCGAGCTGGGGTATGATTATCTAATCGTAGCAAGCGGCGTGGAATACGACTTTGAAGCCGTTAAGGGGCTAAGCTTAGAGGATATTAACGATATGAGCGGCAACATATCCTCCGTCTATACTCTACAAGGCGCCGTAAAGAGCAACGAATTGATGAAAAAATTTTCTCAAAACGGCGGCACGGCGGTATTTTGCGATCAAAAAACCCCGATGAAATGCAGCGGCGCTAATAAAAAAGTAACATGCATGAGCGAAGATAGGCTGAGGTTGGCCGGCAACCGCGATAAAGGCAGCGTTAATCTTTACGTCGGCGGCGGCAAGCTTTTCGGCGATCCGACTTATGCCGCGGCGATGACTCAAATAATGATAAAAAGAAAGATAAAATTTAATCTTCGCCACCAAATCGTAGCCGTCGATAAAAGCTCAAATACCGCTACTTTCGAGTTTTGGACGGCGTATAGACAAAACGGCGAAGATAAAATCGCGTCCGAGCTAATCGACGTAAAATACGACTGGCTTCACTTGCCGCCTAAGCAAAAAGGAAGCGAAATTTTAGCTCGCGCCGGCCTAACCAAAGAGGGTGACAAGCTAAATTTTTTAGCCGTCGATAAATACAGCCTGCAAAGTACAAAATTTAAAAATATATTCGGTATCGGCGATATTTGCGGATTTGCGGCTGGTAAAACGGGGGCTAGCGTTAGGAAAATGTATCCGATCTTAGCTAAAAATTTAGCCGATACGATAAAAGGACGAGAACCTAGCGAGAAATTTACCGGATATACGGCTTGCCCTTTTATCACCAAATACGGCAAGGCCATAATGGTAGAGTTCGACTGGGAGGGAACGGCTCCGACGTTAGAGTGCTTCGGCGCTACCAGAGAGAGCTACATGAGTTGGCTGGTTAAAATTTACGGATTTAAACCTATGGTTATGAACGGAATGCTAAAAGCTTTGGCTTAA
- a CDS encoding Crp/Fnr family transcriptional regulator yields the protein MLSEELKEILRERFTNNFDLASEDLNAIFANAYLKTVKKGDIFYSGNDCFGFILILKGVLRAFVSSNAKEITIFRLTKDESCVLCDTCSINSLENKVSVEIEQDSEIIVIPARIYKPLKEKYPSVLNFTLKIVADRFARTINVMEQALFSPLSARIMNFLSQSIENLNENFIKITHEELANHLGSAREAVSRVLKELERSGQITQSRGEIRLVS from the coding sequence ATGCTAAGCGAAGAGTTAAAAGAAATTTTGCGCGAGAGATTTACGAATAATTTCGATCTAGCAAGCGAGGATCTAAATGCGATCTTTGCTAACGCGTATCTAAAAACCGTAAAAAAGGGCGATATATTTTACTCCGGAAACGATTGCTTCGGATTTATCCTTATACTAAAAGGCGTTTTAAGGGCGTTCGTATCGTCTAACGCAAAGGAAATAACGATATTTAGGCTAACTAAAGACGAGAGTTGCGTGCTGTGCGATACGTGTTCTATAAATTCGCTAGAAAATAAAGTAAGCGTCGAAATCGAGCAAGATAGCGAAATTATCGTTATTCCGGCGCGAATCTACAAACCTCTTAAAGAAAAATATCCGAGCGTTTTAAATTTTACTCTAAAAATCGTAGCCGATCGGTTTGCCAGAACGATAAACGTTATGGAACAGGCTTTGTTTTCGCCGCTTTCGGCGCGGATTATGAATTTTTTATCTCAAAGCATCGAAAATCTAAACGAAAATTTTATAAAAATAACTCACGAAGAGCTGGCGAATCATCTAGGAAGCGCTAGAGAAGCGGTATCTAGGGTACTAAAAGAGCTTGAGAGAAGCGGGCAAATAACGCAAAGCCGCGGCGAAATAAGGCTAGTTTCTTAA
- a CDS encoding SLAC1 anion channel family protein — MHDVKQNDSQSKIKSLPIMLFAGTMGLGGLCAAYKKLSEIFDLPSEIFSALRALDCTVFCLLSAFYFFKLLKFKEEVKAEFSHPIKINFFGGFIISLFLLALAYKDAPRLYYSLFYAALGLQTIFTLYVISFWIDEKFDIAMLNPAWFIPVVGNLLIPIIAEKSQAIWYYFSLGLFFWIILFAVIFYRLVFCDKLADKFVPTLVITLAPPAMAFLGYVKLTERFDAFAAILLNINVFFAALILFSYKRFIKLKFALSWWAFTFPTAASSIAFLKAYEITQSDFYLFLGVGAFATLVASILIVGFLTVKSIINGEIFSEK, encoded by the coding sequence ATGCACGACGTTAAGCAAAACGACTCGCAAAGCAAAATAAAATCGCTTCCGATTATGCTTTTTGCCGGTACTATGGGGCTTGGAGGGCTTTGCGCGGCTTACAAGAAATTAAGCGAGATATTTGATTTACCGAGCGAGATATTCTCGGCGCTTAGAGCGTTAGACTGCACGGTATTTTGCCTGCTTTCGGCGTTTTACTTCTTTAAGCTTTTAAAATTTAAAGAAGAGGTAAAGGCCGAATTTTCACACCCTATAAAGATAAATTTTTTTGGCGGATTTATCATCTCGCTTTTTCTTTTAGCTCTAGCCTACAAAGACGCGCCGCGACTATACTACTCGCTTTTTTACGCGGCTTTAGGCTTGCAAACGATTTTTACGCTTTACGTAATTTCTTTTTGGATCGACGAAAAATTCGATATCGCGATGCTAAATCCAGCATGGTTTATCCCCGTAGTGGGCAACTTGCTAATCCCGATCATAGCCGAAAAATCTCAAGCGATCTGGTATTATTTTAGTTTGGGGCTATTTTTCTGGATTATTTTATTCGCCGTTATATTTTATAGGCTAGTCTTCTGCGATAAGTTAGCCGACAAATTCGTCCCGACGCTAGTCATTACGCTAGCGCCGCCGGCTATGGCGTTTTTGGGATACGTAAAACTAACCGAGCGATTCGACGCTTTTGCGGCGATACTGCTTAATATAAACGTGTTTTTCGCGGCGCTTATACTTTTTTCGTATAAAAGATTTATTAAACTCAAATTCGCCCTATCGTGGTGGGCTTTTACCTTCCCGACGGCTGCTAGCTCTATAGCGTTTTTAAAAGCTTACGAAATTACGCAAAGCGATTTTTATTTATTTTTAGGCGTCGGCGCTTTTGCGACTCTAGTCGCTTCGATTTTGATAGTCGGATTTTTAACGGTTAAATCCATAATAAACGGCGAAATTTTTTCGGAAAAATAG
- a CDS encoding DUF4299 family protein produces MSVTFKVKNKKKLFGGYEKALSEREISEFIDGFCFFNSQNDEPSELSLNENVMIAGVWQKSARGFELSYEDGKYIVRVCTPSGVGDWQTALLLLSKISAKTGSKIECDNEEIYDSEQILKFDYEADIMWGLEALKDAKEKNQTLYISGLERDVAFDAVIIDEIFASASPAAKFDEMMRRVQYLDAYSARENLYEDKDGNEIFGAYTLSEKLPTILPYTPSPSWQAQEVLGDRKISRWILTLVVGLDDRDAHVLGECEYGAFMVNLPKEKYRFIDAANILVEPLSEEEMMKILKKANEA; encoded by the coding sequence ATGAGCGTAACGTTTAAGGTAAAAAACAAAAAGAAGCTTTTCGGCGGATATGAAAAGGCGCTAAGCGAGCGTGAAATTTCAGAGTTTATAGATGGATTTTGCTTTTTTAATAGCCAAAACGACGAGCCGAGCGAGCTTTCGCTAAACGAAAACGTGATGATCGCTGGCGTATGGCAAAAGAGCGCTCGCGGTTTTGAGCTAAGCTACGAAGACGGCAAATATATCGTGCGAGTCTGTACTCCAAGCGGCGTTGGCGACTGGCAGACGGCACTTTTGCTTTTATCTAAAATTTCAGCCAAAACCGGCTCGAAAATAGAGTGCGACAATGAAGAAATTTACGATAGCGAGCAAATTTTAAAATTTGATTATGAAGCCGACATAATGTGGGGACTTGAGGCTCTAAAGGACGCAAAAGAGAAAAATCAAACGCTTTATATCTCTGGCCTGGAGCGCGACGTGGCGTTTGACGCGGTTATAATAGATGAAATTTTTGCAAGCGCTAGCCCTGCGGCTAAATTTGATGAGATGATGAGGCGGGTGCAGTATCTTGACGCTTATAGCGCAAGAGAGAATTTATACGAAGATAAAGACGGCAACGAAATTTTTGGCGCATATACGCTTAGCGAAAAATTACCGACTATCTTGCCTTACACCCCTTCTCCATCGTGGCAGGCGCAAGAAGTTCTAGGAGATCGTAAGATCTCGCGCTGGATACTTACGCTAGTAGTCGGCTTAGACGATAGGGACGCGCACGTGCTCGGCGAATGCGAATATGGCGCTTTTATGGTAAATCTGCCAAAAGAAAAATATCGCTTCATAGACGCCGCAAATATACTAGTTGAGCCGCTTAGCGAAGAAGAGATGATGAAAATTTTAAAAAAGGCAAATGAAGCTTAG
- a CDS encoding DsrE/DsrF/TusD sulfur relay family protein gives MKKFLFILTNQPYNGTDNAYNALRLAKTLKEKGEEVRIFLMNDAVDLARNSTKKPENYDVDLVVMLKELYASGAMLKVCGSCQTRCGLHAGEPYFEAEVKGSMDILSEWVRQCDQVMTF, from the coding sequence ATGAAAAAATTTCTATTTATACTTACAAATCAACCATACAACGGTACCGACAATGCTTACAACGCATTAAGGCTAGCTAAAACGCTAAAAGAAAAAGGCGAAGAGGTTAGAATTTTTCTAATGAACGATGCGGTCGATCTTGCGCGAAATAGCACCAAAAAGCCGGAAAACTACGACGTAGATCTAGTAGTGATGTTAAAAGAGCTTTACGCTAGCGGCGCTATGCTAAAGGTTTGCGGTAGCTGCCAAACGAGGTGCGGTTTGCATGCGGGAGAGCCTTATTTCGAGGCTGAGGTGAAAGGCAGCATGGATATCTTGTCCGAGTGGGTTAGGCAGTGCGATCAAGTGATGACGTTTTAG
- a CDS encoding LysE family translocator encodes MDFLLFFVTLAPISLMPGINMTYAMSIGMSFGYKYSLIMMTGQLLSLAFVAFCCMLGVGAVLHHFEYAFKALNIIAGLYMLYLGAMLLFGKGELSITNVSNLPSKKQMFINGLIVCVTNPKAWIFFSALLPTFLDKDDPFSLTRMCLITATLVFIEFCSLNIYALGGAMLKKFLQTHLRLLEICTAIIVCTIGVLLLFR; translated from the coding sequence ATGGACTTCTTACTCTTTTTCGTCACGCTTGCTCCTATCTCGCTAATGCCCGGTATTAACATGACCTATGCGATGAGTATCGGTATGAGCTTTGGTTATAAGTACTCGCTTATTATGATGACCGGGCAGCTTCTTTCGCTTGCTTTCGTGGCGTTTTGCTGTATGCTTGGCGTGGGCGCGGTGCTTCATCATTTTGAGTACGCATTTAAGGCGCTAAACATCATCGCAGGCCTTTACATGCTCTATCTTGGCGCGATGCTTCTTTTTGGCAAGGGCGAGCTTAGCATCACGAACGTCTCAAATTTGCCAAGCAAAAAGCAGATGTTTATAAACGGCCTCATCGTTTGCGTCACAAATCCAAAGGCATGGATATTTTTCTCGGCTTTACTGCCTACATTTTTGGATAAAGACGATCCCTTTAGCCTAACTCGTATGTGCTTGATTACGGCAACGCTCGTTTTCATCGAGTTTTGCTCGCTAAATATCTACGCGCTTGGCGGAGCTATGCTAAAGAAATTTTTACAAACGCACCTAAGGCTACTTGAAATTTGCACCGCCATTATCGTCTGCACGATCGGAGTACTTTTACTTTTTAGATAA
- a CDS encoding type II asparaginase — protein MRLIFKAVLLMILGATLAVAKPTIYILATGGTIAGSGSGSLDSSYTSGTVTVDKLIAAVPDINKIATIKGEQISNIGSQDMNNEVWLKLANRINELLNSGKADGIVVTHGTDTMEETAYFLNLVVKSDKPVVLVGAMRNSGSLSADGPLNLFNAVNVAISKDSVGKGVVVTMNDEIHAAREVTKTNTTGVDTFKSPNSGKIGTVFYGNVKYYMNPIRKHTAKSAFDLEGVKELPRVDIIYSHANDNPDFVNIAVKNGTKGIVSAGLGNGNPYFSVLDALGEASKAGVVVVRDSRVGSGETTMNGEVDDAKYGFLTSDNLNAQKARVLLMLALTKTSDKAKIQEYFLTH, from the coding sequence ATGCGTTTAATCTTTAAGGCGGTGTTACTCATGATTTTAGGTGCTACTTTAGCGGTTGCTAAGCCAACCATCTACATTCTAGCCACTGGTGGAACGATAGCAGGAAGCGGCTCAGGATCGCTTGACTCTAGCTATACTTCTGGAACTGTTACGGTCGATAAACTAATCGCAGCCGTGCCAGACATCAACAAGATCGCTACCATAAAAGGCGAGCAAATTTCAAATATCGGCTCACAAGATATGAACAACGAAGTTTGGCTAAAGCTTGCAAATAGAATCAATGAGCTTCTAAACAGCGGCAAAGCTGATGGTATCGTCGTTACCCACGGCACAGACACTATGGAAGAGACAGCTTACTTTCTAAATTTAGTAGTTAAAAGCGATAAACCAGTCGTCCTTGTAGGTGCGATGAGAAATAGCGGCTCACTAAGCGCAGACGGCCCATTAAATTTATTTAACGCTGTAAATGTAGCTATCAGCAAAGATAGCGTAGGCAAGGGCGTTGTAGTAACAATGAATGATGAAATTCACGCTGCAAGAGAGGTGACAAAGACCAACACAACAGGCGTTGATACATTTAAATCACCAAATAGCGGCAAAATCGGCACAGTCTTTTATGGTAACGTAAAATACTATATGAATCCGATCAGAAAACACACAGCAAAATCAGCATTTGACCTAGAGGGTGTAAAAGAACTTCCAAGAGTCGATATCATCTACTCTCATGCAAATGACAACCCTGATTTTGTAAACATAGCTGTCAAAAACGGCACAAAAGGCATCGTTAGCGCTGGTCTAGGCAACGGCAACCCTTACTTTAGTGTACTTGATGCACTTGGTGAGGCTTCAAAGGCTGGCGTAGTGGTAGTTCGTGACTCGCGTGTGGGAAGTGGCGAGACAACTATGAACGGCGAAGTAGACGACGCAAAATACGGCTTTTTAACAAGCGATAATCTAAACGCGCAAAAAGCTAGAGTGCTTTTGATGCTTGCGCTTACAAAAACAAGCGATAAAGCCAAAATTCAAGAGTATTTCTTAACTCACTAA
- a CDS encoding branched-chain amino acid transporter permease, which translates to MISVSSSEMVLFVAVLLSAIATFITRATPFYILKNYKPNPYLDAIEKHMGMMIMVVLVCYGLKDTKFSEFPYGLSEIVAVFTAILMHLKFKNTLLSIVISTGIYMFLIRIF; encoded by the coding sequence TTGATAAGTGTAAGCTCAAGCGAGATGGTACTTTTTGTGGCAGTGCTTTTAAGTGCTATAGCTACTTTTATAACGAGAGCAACGCCGTTTTATATACTGAAAAACTATAAGCCAAACCCTTATTTAGACGCCATTGAGAAGCATATGGGTATGATGATAATGGTCGTTTTGGTCTGCTACGGCTTAAAAGATACGAAATTTAGCGAGTTTCCTTATGGCTTAAGTGAGATAGTAGCAGTTTTTACAGCTATTTTGATGCATTTAAAATTTAAAAATACACTTCTTAGCATAGTTATTTCAACCGGAATTTATATGTTTTTGATAAGAATTTTTTAA
- a CDS encoding AzlC family ABC transporter permease gives MTFNYVFKLSIPIFMGYFPLGVAFGILAKSMGVSAFIAVALSTLAYGGAAQFMMLSLFSVGTGLVEVFIVSYLVNLRHTFYGISLLKEYSGIKFRLLNIALLTDETFAIFKNLGLKDVSDRSFVFTWLNVLSWSYWVAGTLLGAILGDFIKADTKGLEFSLTALFIVIVIEMFKNDKNYRVLFVATFFGVLGVSLFPAKFVLVGSMALCFIFLLLFKDKI, from the coding sequence TTGACATTTAACTACGTTTTTAAACTATCTATTCCTATTTTTATGGGCTATTTTCCGCTTGGTGTCGCCTTTGGGATACTGGCTAAAAGTATGGGTGTTAGCGCGTTTATCGCCGTCGCTCTTAGCACTCTTGCTTACGGCGGCGCGGCGCAGTTTATGATGCTATCGCTTTTTAGCGTTGGTACGGGGCTAGTTGAGGTTTTTATCGTGAGCTATCTAGTAAATTTACGCCATACTTTTTACGGAATTTCACTTTTAAAAGAGTATAGTGGGATCAAATTTAGGCTTTTAAACATCGCTTTGCTAACGGATGAAACCTTTGCGATATTTAAAAATTTAGGGCTAAAAGATGTAAGCGATCGCAGCTTTGTCTTTACCTGGCTAAATGTACTTTCTTGGTCTTACTGGGTGGCTGGGACGCTGCTTGGTGCGATACTTGGTGATTTTATAAAGGCCGATACAAAAGGGCTTGAGTTTAGCTTAACGGCACTTTTTATAGTTATTGTGATTGAAATGTTTAAAAATGATAAAAACTACCGCGTGCTCTTTGTGGCGACATTTTTTGGCGTGCTTGGAGTGAGCCTATTTCCAGCTAAATTTGTGCTTGTTGGCTCGATGGCGCTTTGTTTTATATTTTTGCTTTTGTTCAAGGATAAAATTTGA
- a CDS encoding tetratricopeptide repeat protein, protein MKKVILILFCILFSWSKNLDTTKLENECTLNNVESCTDLIYIYLDKNERDKMVAMANKACELGNPHSCLFLGNIYLQKDTLAQEKEEGLRLYNKACELKNAFACYTLALIYEAGDAGILKDKNRAKNYYKKACELDLEEACSSLKILIN, encoded by the coding sequence ATGAAAAAGGTAATTCTAATTTTATTTTGTATTCTATTTTCTTGGAGTAAAAATTTAGATACTACCAAGCTTGAAAATGAATGCACTTTAAATAACGTAGAAAGCTGCACCGATCTTATATATATCTACCTTGACAAAAATGAGCGCGATAAAATGGTAGCTATGGCAAACAAGGCCTGTGAGCTAGGCAATCCACATAGCTGTCTATTTTTAGGAAATATATATCTACAAAAAGACACCCTAGCACAAGAAAAAGAAGAAGGGCTTAGGCTTTATAATAAGGCTTGCGAACTAAAAAATGCATTTGCTTGCTACACCCTTGCACTCATCTACGAAGCTGGAGATGCTGGTATACTAAAAGATAAAAATAGAGCAAAAAACTACTACAAAAAAGCCTGTGAGCTTGATTTGGAAGAAGCATGCAGTAGCTTAAAAATTTTAATTAATTAA
- the flgG gene encoding flagellar basal-body rod protein FlgG: protein MMRSLYTAATGMIAQQTQIDVTSHNIANVNTYGYKKNRAEFADLMYQVMEYAGTATSQTTTSPTGIEVGLGVRPTAINKIFSQGYFKETSNNLDMVIAGNGFFQIQLPDGTTAYTRNGAFKLDANGTIVNSDGYQLIPQITVPANATQISIGTDGTVSVLQAGEREMAQIGQIELANFINPAGLHSMGDNNYLETSASGNVVVGVAGLDGLGTIRQGFVEMSNVQLVEEMTDLITGQRAYEANSKAITTSDSMLEIVNGLKR from the coding sequence ATGATGAGATCACTTTACACTGCGGCCACTGGTATGATAGCTCAGCAGACGCAGATAGACGTAACCTCACACAACATCGCAAACGTAAATACTTATGGATACAAGAAAAATAGGGCTGAATTTGCTGATTTGATGTATCAAGTCATGGAGTACGCAGGTACGGCTACAAGCCAGACTACCACAAGCCCAACTGGTATCGAGGTGGGTCTTGGTGTGCGCCCAACGGCGATAAATAAAATTTTTTCTCAGGGCTATTTTAAAGAAACTAGCAATAACCTAGATATGGTAATAGCTGGCAACGGATTTTTTCAGATTCAGCTACCAGATGGTACCACTGCTTATACTAGAAATGGTGCTTTTAAGCTTGATGCAAACGGCACGATCGTAAATAGCGATGGCTATCAGCTGATCCCTCAGATCACAGTCCCTGCAAATGCGACGCAAATTTCTATCGGCACAGATGGCACCGTGTCAGTGCTCCAAGCAGGTGAGAGAGAGATGGCTCAGATAGGTCAGATCGAGTTAGCAAACTTTATAAACCCAGCTGGCCTTCACTCGATGGGCGACAACAACTATCTAGAAACAAGCGCTAGTGGTAACGTGGTGGTAGGTGTAGCAGGACTTGACGGACTTGGTACGATCAGACAAGGGTTTGTTGAGATGAGTAACGTTCAGCTAGTTGAAGAGATGACTGATCTTATCACTGGTCAGCGCGCATACGAGGCAAACTCAAAGGCGATAACTACGAGCGATTCGATGCTTGAAATAGTAAATGGGCTTAAAAGGTAG
- a CDS encoding flagellar hook-basal body protein, giving the protein MQNGYYQATAGMVTQFNRLNVISNNLANVNTIGYKRNDVVIGDFARIFKETQDELPLKNHTKDGAKFLNRTLNRVPQVSEEYTDFSAGGFKYSSNTLDFAIKRDDAFFLVDTPNGVKLSKNGSFSLDGDGYIVTKEGYKVLPSGYEAQSPGQRGIQVPQGEVLTADKNGNLYSNNNQFSKFFIAQPREIRDLKKVGGNLFETRNFNDITELDEADSVMQGYAQMSNVNPVLEMVGLIETQRLVDMYQKVMTSHMNDLNQDAVQKLALKA; this is encoded by the coding sequence ATGCAAAATGGTTATTATCAAGCCACTGCTGGCATGGTAACACAGTTTAACAGACTAAATGTGATCTCAAACAATCTTGCAAATGTAAATACGATCGGCTACAAGCGAAATGACGTAGTTATCGGAGATTTTGCGAGAATTTTTAAAGAGACACAAGATGAGCTTCCACTTAAAAATCACACAAAAGATGGAGCAAAATTTTTAAATAGAACGCTTAATCGCGTGCCACAAGTGAGCGAAGAATACACCGACTTTAGTGCTGGTGGCTTTAAATACAGCTCAAACACGCTTGATTTTGCGATAAAAAGAGATGACGCATTTTTCTTAGTTGATACCCCAAATGGTGTAAAGCTTAGCAAAAACGGCTCTTTTAGCCTTGATGGCGACGGCTATATCGTCACAAAGGAGGGCTATAAGGTTTTACCAAGTGGCTATGAGGCACAAAGCCCCGGTCAAAGAGGCATTCAAGTACCACAAGGTGAGGTGCTAACTGCTGATAAAAATGGAAATTTATACTCAAATAATAATCAATTTTCTAAATTTTTTATCGCTCAGCCAAGAGAGATAAGAGATCTTAAAAAGGTCGGCGGCAACCTCTTTGAAACTAGAAATTTTAACGACATCACAGAGCTTGATGAGGCTGATAGCGTAATGCAAGGATATGCTCAGATGTCAAACGTAAACCCAGTTTTAGAAATGGTGGGTCTTATAGAAACCCAGCGCTTAGTTGATATGTATCAAAAGGTTATGACAAGCCACATGAACGATCTTAACCAAGATGCTGTTCAAAAACTAGCTCTAAAAGCTTAA